In Dysgonomonadaceae bacterium zrk40, one genomic interval encodes:
- a CDS encoding polysaccharide deacetylase family protein: MWIEQPPMLYRSLYPGSLWRIGDEEQRKTIYLTFDDGPIPEVTPWVLELLDRYGIKATFFCVGDNVRKYPHLYRQLLENGHKTGNHTFNHVQGWKSHTAFLLENTAKAAELIDSRLFRPPHGHMRVAQNSALQKAGYSVVMWDVVTRDYSRYMSPQQVLDNVKRYTRNGSVIVFHDSLKAEKRMKYALPRAIEWLLEEGYKFALVPG; this comes from the coding sequence ATGTGGATTGAACAACCCCCCATGCTCTACAGGTCACTTTACCCCGGTTCGCTCTGGCGCATCGGAGACGAAGAGCAGCGGAAAACGATCTACCTCACCTTCGACGACGGTCCCATCCCCGAGGTGACCCCCTGGGTACTGGAGCTACTGGACCGTTATGGCATCAAAGCGACTTTCTTCTGTGTGGGTGACAATGTTCGCAAATACCCCCATCTCTACCGGCAACTGCTGGAGAATGGGCACAAGACCGGCAACCACACCTTCAACCACGTACAGGGTTGGAAGAGCCACACCGCCTTCCTGTTGGAAAATACAGCCAAGGCAGCCGAGTTGATCGACTCCAGACTGTTTCGTCCTCCCCATGGGCATATGCGTGTGGCACAAAACAGCGCTCTGCAGAAAGCGGGATACAGCGTTGTGATGTGGGATGTGGTGACCCGTGACTACAGCCGTTATATGTCACCCCAACAGGTACTCGACAACGTGAAGCGATACACGCGCAACGGCTCCGTCATCGTCTTCCACGACTCTCTGAAAGCTGAGAAAAGAATGAAGTATGCCCTGCCCCGTGCCATCGAATGGCTGCTGGAGGAGGGCTACAAATTCGCCCTGGTGCCGGGCTAA
- a CDS encoding peptidoglycan DD-metalloendopeptidase family protein: MEKGHFFAHARILLPATLMFFTLNAFSQAVPQSPENSRPEVSHKQLHSSNLSDQPGLFADGLKLKLDLSVLEEAEERREEFDPNAIPADDIYGGMWINNSVNIYGSLKNAPDTFIVNLENFTMPASGHMTSNFGRRGSRRYHYGIDIKAQTGDTIYAAFDGKIRVKQYERRGYGYYLVIRHVNGLETVYGHLSKFLVDENDFIRSGQPIGLAGNTGRSFGSHLHFETRFLGKPINPNFIIDFQNKVPHRDEYLVTNSSYKKTTRSSKVTVSSTTNYKEATINTNKYVSGDVKYHRIKQGDTLGAIARKYGVSVSELCEINSISTRTVLRVGKSLRVS; the protein is encoded by the coding sequence ATGGAGAAAGGTCATTTTTTTGCACACGCACGCATCCTGTTGCCTGCAACCTTGATGTTCTTCACCTTAAATGCTTTTTCACAAGCAGTACCCCAGTCACCCGAAAACAGCAGACCGGAGGTTAGCCACAAGCAATTACACAGTTCCAATTTAAGCGATCAGCCAGGCTTGTTTGCCGATGGGTTGAAGCTGAAGTTGGATTTGTCTGTACTTGAGGAAGCTGAGGAGAGACGGGAAGAGTTTGATCCCAATGCGATTCCTGCCGACGATATTTACGGCGGAATGTGGATAAACAACAGTGTCAATATTTACGGCAGCTTGAAGAATGCGCCCGACACTTTCATTGTCAACCTTGAAAACTTCACCATGCCGGCAAGCGGTCACATGACCTCCAACTTCGGGAGAAGGGGCAGCCGCCGTTATCATTATGGCATTGATATCAAAGCACAGACCGGTGATACCATTTATGCCGCTTTCGACGGCAAAATAAGGGTGAAGCAATATGAAAGAAGAGGATATGGTTATTACCTGGTGATCCGCCACGTGAACGGACTGGAGACTGTTTACGGGCATCTCTCCAAGTTTCTGGTAGATGAGAACGACTTTATCCGTTCCGGACAACCCATCGGCCTGGCCGGAAACACGGGACGTTCTTTCGGCTCCCATCTTCACTTTGAGACACGCTTCCTGGGTAAACCAATCAATCCCAACTTCATCATCGACTTTCAGAACAAGGTGCCTCACCGTGATGAGTATCTGGTCACCAACTCCAGTTATAAAAAGACGACCCGCAGCAGCAAGGTTACTGTTTCATCCACAACGAATTACAAAGAGGCAACCATCAATACCAACAAGTATGTCTCCGGCGATGTGAAATACCACCGCATCAAACAGGGAGATACACTGGGTGCCATCGCCCGCAAATATGGGGTGTCGGTGAGTGAACTCTGTGAGATCAACAGCATCTCCACGCGAACGGTGCTTCGTGTGGGTAAGTCGCTCCGCGTCTCCTGA
- a CDS encoding DUF2723 domain-containing protein — MNKYKLINNITGWIVFAVAALVYLLTIEPTASFWDCGEFITSAYKLEVGHPPGAPFFMLVGNLFTQFAGDPSRVALMINSMSALMSAFTILFLFWTITHLTRKLLLSSGSALLSKGQIVAVIGSGLVGSLVYTFSDTFWFSAVEGEVYAFSSMLTALVFWLILKWEDNADKPHSDKWLVLIAYIMGLSVGVHLLNLLCIPAIVLVYYYRKTETPTWKGGLLSLLLSFGLIVILMWGIIPGFTKVGGWFELFFVNSLGMSYNTGVIAYLIILVATIAWGLIESSSERRSDKRAHLALFVTLGLTGILFIGGKAWLWLILIATAAYFIFRYKKMSNRFVNLVMSSIMVILVGFSAYALIPIRSSANTPLDLNSPEDIFSLGRYLNREQYGQTPLLHGSTYASQIARNADGTAITSGEKTSYNRVLKTSPDQKDQYIKSTSGSYKYTNSMLFPRMHSNPNNPSFRNHIIGYERWGGVTDRNNKPTFAQNIKFLVNYQINYMYWRYFMWNFAGRQNDIQGDGGITTGNWITGIPFFDEHVLGLGPQDNVAPDIVNNKGHNKYYMLPLLLGIIGIFYQFRLREKGLRSFSIVFLLFFMTGLAIILYLNQTPFEPRERDYAYSGSFYAFSIWVGMGVAGISLFLRKYIRNTATAAAVATAATLFVPLLMVSQNWDDHDRSGRTLARDTGMNYLCGVGENGIIFTNGDNDTYPLWYVQETEGYRTDVRVTNLSFLQTEWYLDQLLRQAYESEPLPIKWSQPAYYGETGTAAFVLTRQEIENVLRQNNIPQVSFGSYYDVNAFSDSLSLKQTMENLREGRNSKINNPFSTGNTQIIPGKLLKLDVDSAMVDWEALHAKPGNSMVINLGDKSALYRQELMILEMLSNINDEQWQRPIHFATTITPSLFMNLQDSNFSLNGLTYQVVPGTPLSGGVNTAAAYDNMMNKFRFGGLEENPDLYLDETNRRMISTFRLYFTQLVNALLDEGENEKALAAIDKANRVMPSSAVPYGTDGLLFARAYYRLGEQEKAEEMINEIRNRINGNLDWFARLKPLQISNTLSDIIYNNINPSLLIAGIYQQYDREMYQVMVDDLLQRAQFFYTQGISYVGDIILREVTDSSVRGFYAVPSGDTITRSLEEETMQKALNMMQQYSPRLLEQYSGKSE; from the coding sequence ATGAATAAATACAAGCTAATCAACAACATTACAGGATGGATTGTGTTTGCCGTTGCTGCCCTGGTTTACTTGCTCACCATTGAGCCCACGGCCAGTTTCTGGGACTGCGGTGAGTTCATCACCTCTGCCTATAAGCTCGAAGTGGGTCATCCCCCCGGTGCACCATTCTTCATGCTTGTAGGGAACCTCTTCACCCAATTCGCGGGTGACCCCTCCCGTGTGGCGTTGATGATCAACAGCATGTCGGCACTGATGAGCGCTTTCACCATCCTCTTTCTTTTCTGGACCATCACCCACCTGACACGCAAGCTGCTGCTGAGCAGCGGCAGTGCGCTACTCAGCAAAGGGCAGATCGTTGCCGTCATTGGCAGCGGACTGGTGGGATCACTGGTCTACACCTTCTCCGACACCTTCTGGTTCTCGGCTGTAGAGGGTGAAGTCTATGCCTTCTCCTCCATGCTCACCGCACTGGTCTTCTGGCTGATCCTCAAGTGGGAAGACAATGCCGACAAGCCTCATTCCGACAAGTGGCTGGTGCTGATTGCATATATCATGGGGCTCTCTGTAGGAGTGCACCTGCTCAACCTGCTCTGTATCCCTGCCATCGTGTTGGTATACTACTACCGCAAGACTGAAACACCCACCTGGAAAGGAGGATTGCTCTCTCTGTTGCTATCCTTTGGCCTCATCGTGATCCTGATGTGGGGCATCATCCCGGGATTCACCAAGGTGGGAGGATGGTTCGAGCTCTTCTTCGTCAACAGCCTCGGCATGTCATACAACACCGGCGTCATTGCCTACCTGATCATATTGGTAGCAACCATTGCCTGGGGGCTGATCGAATCATCATCGGAGAGAAGATCTGACAAACGGGCACACCTTGCATTGTTCGTTACGCTTGGCCTTACCGGCATCCTCTTCATCGGCGGAAAGGCCTGGTTGTGGCTTATCCTGATTGCTACCGCTGCCTATTTCATCTTCAGGTACAAGAAGATGTCGAACCGTTTTGTCAACCTGGTGATGTCATCCATCATGGTGATCCTGGTAGGCTTCTCCGCCTATGCGCTGATCCCCATCCGCTCATCGGCCAACACCCCTCTCGATCTCAACTCACCGGAAGACATCTTCTCGCTGGGAAGATACCTGAACCGCGAACAATACGGTCAGACACCGCTGCTTCACGGCTCCACCTATGCCTCTCAAATTGCACGGAATGCCGACGGAACAGCCATCACGTCGGGTGAAAAAACATCCTATAACAGGGTGCTCAAAACATCACCCGATCAGAAAGACCAATATATAAAGAGTACATCCGGCAGTTACAAGTATACCAACAGCATGCTTTTCCCCCGTATGCACTCCAACCCCAACAACCCCTCCTTTCGCAACCATATCATCGGATACGAGCGCTGGGGAGGTGTCACCGACCGCAACAACAAACCCACCTTCGCCCAGAATATCAAGTTCCTGGTCAATTACCAGATCAACTACATGTATTGGCGCTACTTCATGTGGAACTTCGCCGGTCGCCAAAACGATATCCAGGGCGACGGTGGCATCACCACCGGCAACTGGATCACCGGGATCCCCTTCTTCGATGAACATGTGCTGGGATTGGGACCCCAGGACAATGTCGCTCCCGACATCGTCAACAACAAGGGACACAACAAATACTACATGCTGCCGCTGTTGCTGGGCATCATCGGCATCTTCTACCAGTTTCGCCTCAGGGAAAAGGGGCTCAGGAGTTTCTCCATCGTCTTTCTCCTCTTCTTCATGACCGGGCTGGCCATCATCCTCTACCTCAATCAGACTCCCTTCGAGCCGCGGGAACGTGACTACGCCTACTCCGGCTCCTTCTATGCCTTCTCCATCTGGGTCGGCATGGGGGTGGCCGGCATCAGCCTCTTCCTGCGTAAATATATCAGGAACACCGCAACGGCAGCGGCTGTTGCCACCGCAGCAACTCTCTTCGTGCCACTGCTGATGGTTTCCCAGAACTGGGACGACCATGATCGCTCGGGGCGCACGCTGGCACGCGACACCGGCATGAACTACCTCTGCGGTGTAGGGGAGAACGGCATCATCTTCACCAACGGTGACAACGACACCTACCCACTCTGGTACGTGCAGGAGACCGAGGGATACCGCACCGACGTGCGGGTCACCAACCTCAGCTTCCTACAGACCGAGTGGTACTTGGACCAGCTGCTGCGACAGGCATATGAGTCGGAACCCCTCCCCATCAAGTGGTCACAACCGGCCTATTACGGGGAGACGGGAACAGCCGCCTTCGTGCTTACCCGCCAGGAGATCGAGAATGTGCTGCGGCAGAACAACATCCCGCAGGTCTCCTTTGGCAGCTACTACGATGTGAATGCCTTCAGCGACTCCCTCTCACTGAAACAGACGATGGAGAACCTGCGCGAGGGGAGAAACAGTAAGATCAACAATCCCTTCAGCACCGGCAACACACAGATCATCCCCGGCAAGCTGCTGAAGTTGGATGTCGACAGTGCAATGGTTGACTGGGAAGCGTTGCATGCTAAACCGGGCAACAGCATGGTGATCAACCTGGGCGATAAATCGGCACTCTACCGCCAGGAGCTGATGATCCTGGAGATGCTCTCCAACATCAACGACGAGCAGTGGCAACGGCCCATTCACTTTGCCACCACCATCACCCCCAGCCTCTTCATGAACCTGCAGGACAGCAACTTCTCCCTCAACGGACTCACCTACCAGGTGGTGCCCGGCACTCCGCTCAGCGGGGGGGTCAACACGGCCGCCGCCTACGACAACATGATGAACAAGTTCCGCTTCGGGGGACTGGAGGAGAATCCCGACCTCTACCTCGACGAAACCAACCGGCGTATGATCTCCACCTTCCGCCTCTACTTCACACAGCTGGTCAATGCCCTGCTCGATGAGGGCGAGAACGAGAAGGCTCTGGCAGCCATCGACAAGGCAAACCGGGTGATGCCCTCCTCGGCAGTACCCTACGGCACCGACGGACTGCTCTTCGCACGCGCCTACTACCGCCTTGGCGAGCAGGAGAAGGCAGAGGAGATGATCAACGAAATACGGAATCGCATCAACGGCAACCTCGACTGGTTTGCACGTTTGAAACCTCTGCAGATCTCCAACACGCTCTCCGACATCATCTACAACAACATCAATCCCTCCCTGCTGATTGCAGGCATCTACCAGCAGTACGACAGGGAGATGTATCAGGTGATGGTCGACGACTTGCTGCAGCGGGCTCAGTTCTTCTACACACAGGGCATCAGCTACGTGGGCGACATAATCCTGCGTGAGGTCACCGACAGCTCCGTGAGAGGATTCTATGCTGTGCCTTCTGGCGACACCATCACCCGCTCTCTTGAGGAAGAGACGATGCAGAAAGCACTCAACATGATGCAGCAATACAGCCCCCGTCTTCTGGAACAGTACAGCGGGAAATCGGAATAA
- a CDS encoding ABC transporter ATP-binding protein, with product MIDIRKLHKSYHTEALSLHVLKGIDLSIEAGEYVSIMGASGSGKSTLLNILGILDTYDAGDYHLNGSLIRNLSERQAAQYRNEMIGFVFQSFNLINFKNALENVALPLYYKKVSRKKRNIIAMEHLDRMGLKEWAHHLPNEMSGGQKQRVAIARAMISNPKVILADEPTGALDSKTTEEVMEVLTNLNNEGITTIIVTHERSVAEATRRIIHLKDGMIEFETRKENGIHETIPSLNYSSL from the coding sequence ATGATCGACATCCGTAAATTGCACAAATCCTACCACACCGAAGCACTTTCCCTGCATGTTCTGAAAGGCATTGATCTGAGCATCGAGGCCGGGGAGTATGTATCCATCATGGGGGCATCCGGTTCCGGCAAATCCACCCTGCTTAACATACTGGGTATTCTTGACACCTACGATGCTGGGGACTACCACCTCAATGGATCACTGATCAGGAACCTGAGCGAACGGCAAGCGGCACAATATCGCAACGAAATGATCGGCTTCGTATTCCAGTCGTTCAACCTGATCAACTTCAAGAATGCACTGGAGAATGTAGCGTTGCCCCTCTATTACAAGAAGGTGAGCCGTAAAAAACGCAACATCATTGCCATGGAGCATCTCGACCGCATGGGGCTGAAGGAATGGGCGCATCACCTGCCCAATGAGATGTCGGGTGGTCAGAAACAACGCGTAGCCATAGCCCGTGCCATGATCTCCAATCCCAAGGTGATCCTGGCCGATGAACCCACCGGCGCCCTCGACAGCAAGACCACGGAAGAGGTGATGGAGGTGCTCACCAATCTCAACAATGAGGGCATCACCACCATCATCGTCACGCACGAACGTTCGGTGGCCGAAGCCACCCGGCGCATCATCCACCTCAAGGACGGGATGATTGAATTTGAGACCCGCAAGGAAAACGGCATTCACGAAACAATCCCCTCCCTCAATTACTCATCGTTATGA
- a CDS encoding outer membrane beta-barrel protein: protein MKTTLFVLLCCMILPLQAQITGTVTNNENQPVEYVNVALYALPDTLFITGAVTDSLGRYHIPALNMEESLLRSTMVGYKKAEVVINAATQPLEQHFLLEPDERLLQELVVEGERPVLKAEAGKLIYHIAPLVHNKPVTNAYEALKEIPGVMERDEQLTLIGTSGMTILLNGQKSSLSYEQLMNLLRSIPLSRVEDVEIMYNAPPQYNIRGAAINVILRQEMDEATTPTWQGELSSGYSRRTHGSENGRANISYAGKATTLDVLYGFARYKIASREELQADHRLQEESYRIDQLSEGVSRIRNHNLRLAADHRLHNGDGISLSYTGQFGENSSDQLARTVISGTPVGSDIATSGPNTRHNIKGDYQSHRGFKAGVEQSWYRSRSHYTFRNTDDASAGSDPFDLQSIGSASSQFIRRTYFYANQTHSLKGGWQLNYGMHYVLARTSNSSEAEKNEEDYEEATFQNKQKEDIWNLFAGFTKSFTPALSLQASLAAEHYKSRETSGGREQLLWNNLAWFPTLNLSYTASASHILQFELSSDKTYPPYWSLNPSVHHFGAYGVAFGNPQLRPMDSYNAGITWIIRQKYVIRPFFSHVTDYYTQLPYQSPDHLRQEFVMQNFDFRQQAGLMTVLPFNLGKRISSRLVANGIYLREKDESFYDIPFDRETLYGVLQLNSDLRLSDQPNLKMNISGYWATPGAIQGIYDLGGSGDLSAGITWTFNNDRARLVLKGEDLLKTRTPNATINYMGQKSSLDVTRDSRTLSLTFVYRFGGYKEKEREEPDTSRFGM from the coding sequence ATGAAAACAACACTTTTTGTCCTCCTCTGCTGCATGATCCTTCCCCTACAGGCACAGATCACAGGAACGGTGACCAACAACGAAAACCAACCTGTTGAATATGTAAACGTAGCATTGTACGCACTTCCCGACACCCTTTTTATCACGGGTGCCGTCACTGACAGCCTGGGTCGTTACCACATACCTGCCCTCAACATGGAAGAGAGCCTGCTGCGCTCTACCATGGTAGGCTACAAAAAGGCCGAAGTAGTGATCAATGCTGCAACACAACCCCTCGAACAACACTTCTTGTTGGAGCCCGATGAGCGATTGCTCCAGGAGCTGGTAGTGGAGGGTGAACGCCCTGTTCTGAAAGCCGAAGCTGGCAAACTAATCTACCATATCGCCCCTCTGGTGCACAATAAACCGGTGACCAACGCCTACGAGGCACTCAAGGAGATCCCCGGTGTGATGGAACGGGATGAGCAACTCACACTGATCGGCACCAGCGGAATGACCATCTTGCTCAATGGACAGAAGAGCTCCTTGAGCTATGAACAGCTGATGAATCTGCTGCGCAGCATTCCTCTGTCGCGCGTGGAGGATGTGGAGATCATGTACAATGCCCCACCGCAGTATAACATTCGGGGAGCCGCCATCAACGTGATCCTCCGACAGGAGATGGATGAAGCGACAACACCCACCTGGCAGGGAGAACTGTCGAGCGGTTATAGCCGCCGTACTCATGGCAGCGAAAACGGACGTGCCAATATCAGCTATGCAGGTAAAGCAACCACCCTCGATGTGTTATACGGCTTTGCCCGTTACAAGATCGCCAGCAGGGAAGAGCTGCAAGCCGACCACCGGCTGCAGGAAGAGAGCTATCGCATCGACCAGCTGAGCGAGGGTGTGAGCCGTATTCGTAACCATAATCTGCGGCTGGCTGCCGACCATCGCCTTCACAATGGCGATGGTATCAGCCTCTCCTATACCGGTCAGTTCGGCGAGAACAGTTCCGACCAGCTTGCGCGCACGGTGATCTCCGGCACGCCGGTAGGTTCCGATATTGCGACGAGCGGTCCCAACACCCGGCACAACATCAAAGGCGATTACCAGTCGCACCGCGGCTTCAAGGCAGGTGTAGAACAGAGCTGGTACCGGAGCCGGTCGCACTACACCTTCCGCAACACCGATGATGCCTCCGCCGGAAGTGACCCGTTCGACCTGCAAAGCATCGGGTCCGCCTCCTCACAATTCATACGTCGCACTTATTTCTATGCCAACCAGACCCATTCGCTGAAAGGTGGCTGGCAGCTCAACTATGGGATGCACTACGTACTGGCACGCACCTCAAACAGTTCCGAGGCGGAGAAGAATGAAGAGGACTATGAGGAGGCTACTTTTCAGAACAAACAAAAAGAGGATATATGGAATCTGTTTGCCGGATTCACCAAATCCTTCACCCCTGCGTTATCTTTGCAGGCTTCGCTGGCAGCGGAGCATTATAAGTCGAGAGAGACTTCTGGCGGCAGAGAACAACTTCTCTGGAACAACCTGGCCTGGTTCCCAACGCTCAACCTGAGTTATACTGCATCAGCATCCCATATCCTCCAGTTTGAGCTATCCTCCGACAAAACCTACCCGCCCTATTGGAGCCTCAATCCCTCCGTGCACCACTTCGGTGCCTACGGTGTGGCCTTCGGCAATCCCCAGTTGCGCCCTATGGACAGCTACAATGCCGGCATTACCTGGATTATCCGACAGAAGTATGTGATCCGTCCTTTCTTCAGTCATGTGACGGACTACTATACCCAGCTCCCCTATCAATCGCCTGACCACCTGCGACAGGAGTTCGTGATGCAGAACTTCGACTTCCGCCAGCAAGCCGGGTTGATGACGGTGCTCCCCTTCAACCTGGGAAAAAGGATCTCGTCGCGCCTCGTGGCCAACGGAATCTACCTGCGGGAGAAAGATGAATCGTTCTACGACATCCCCTTCGACCGTGAAACACTCTATGGCGTGCTACAGTTGAACAGCGACCTCCGCCTCTCTGATCAACCCAACCTGAAAATGAACATCTCCGGTTATTGGGCCACCCCGGGTGCCATTCAGGGCATCTATGACCTGGGCGGTTCAGGCGATCTCTCTGCAGGCATCACCTGGACCTTCAACAACGACCGCGCAAGGCTGGTGCTCAAAGGTGAAGATCTTCTGAAAACACGCACACCCAATGCAACGATCAATTACATGGGACAGAAAAGCTCCCTTGATGTCACGCGCGACTCCCGCACCCTCTCCCTCACCTTTGTCTACCGTTTTGGCGGATACAAGGAGAAAGAACGGGAGGAGCCCGACACCTCACGCTTCGGCATGTAA
- the ndk gene encoding nucleoside-diphosphate kinase: MQVTVVLLKPSAVQRGILGEVIARFEKKGIQIVGMKMLCMTDEMVREHYAQLVHKPFFGRIKESMQASPVVAMALKGVDVVNVVRQLAGITNGREAQPGTIRGDYSISVQENIVHASDSPETADRELARFFSESEIFNYPHFLIPYTYANDEL, from the coding sequence ATGCAGGTTACAGTAGTTCTCCTCAAACCATCAGCCGTTCAAAGGGGTATCCTTGGAGAAGTGATTGCACGCTTCGAGAAAAAAGGGATACAGATCGTGGGGATGAAGATGCTTTGTATGACCGACGAGATGGTTCGTGAACATTATGCTCAATTGGTACACAAGCCTTTTTTCGGCAGGATTAAAGAGTCGATGCAGGCTAGTCCGGTGGTGGCAATGGCGCTAAAGGGAGTAGATGTGGTCAATGTGGTGCGGCAGCTTGCCGGCATCACCAACGGAAGAGAAGCCCAACCGGGAACAATCAGGGGGGATTACAGCATCAGTGTTCAGGAGAACATTGTTCATGCATCTGATTCACCCGAGACAGCTGACCGTGAATTGGCCCGTTTTTTTTCAGAGAGTGAAATTTTCAACTATCCGCATTTTCTTATTCCCTATACATATGCGAATGATGAACTGTAG